A stretch of Lutra lutra chromosome 9, mLutLut1.2, whole genome shotgun sequence DNA encodes these proteins:
- the STX16 gene encoding syntaxin-16 isoform X5, with protein sequence MALVSGISLDPEAAIGVTKRSPPKWVDGVDEIQYDVGRIKQKMKELASLHDQHLNRPTLDDSGEQERAIEITAQEITQLFHRCQRAVQALPSRARRACSEQEERLLRNVVASLVQALHELSSGFRRAQSGYLKRMKNREERSQHFFDTSVPLMDDGGDNTLYDRGFTDDQLVLVEQNTLMVEEREREIRQIVQSISDLNEIFRDLGAMIVEQGTVLDRIDYNVEQSCVKTEDGLKQLHKAEQYQRKNRKMLVILILFVIIIVLIVVLIGVKSR encoded by the exons ATGGCTCTGGTGTCAGGCATTAGCTTAGATCCAGAAGCAGCAATTGGCGTGACAAAACGGTCACCTCCGAAATGGGTGGACGGAGTGGATGAA ATACAGTATGATGTCGGCCGGATCAAACAGAAGATGAAGGAGTTAGCCAGCCTTCACGACCAGCATTTAAACAGACCCACCCTGGATGACAGCGGCGAGCAGGAACGCGCCATCGAAATAACCGCCCAAGAGATCACTCAG CTCTTCCACAGGTGCCAGCGAGCCGTGCAGGCCCTGCCCAGCCGGGCGCGCAGGGCCTGCTCCGAGCAGGAGGAGCGGCTCCTTCGCAACGTGGTGGCCTCGCTGGTACAGGCTCTGCACGAGCTGTCCTCCGGCTTCCGGCGCGCGCAGTCGGGCTACCTCAAAC GCATGAAGAATCGAGAGGAAAGATCCCAGCATTTTTTTGATACGTCAGTACCACTAATGGATGATGGAGGCGATAATACTCTTTACGACCGG GGTTTTACGGACGACCAGTTGGTGCTGGTGGAGCAGAACACGCTGATGGTGGAGGAGCGGGAGCGGGAGATCCGCCAGATCGTGCAGTCCATCTCAGACCTGAATGAGATATTCCGGGACTTAGGAGCGATGATCGTAGAGCAG GGTACAGTCCTTGACAGAATTGACTACAACGTTGAGCAGTCCTGTGTCAAGACCGAAGATGGCCTGAAACAGCTTCACAAG GCAGAGCAGTATCAAAGGAAGAATCGGAAGATGCTtgtgattttaatattatttgtcatCATCATTGTCCTCATTGTTGTCCTCATCGGCGTGAAGTCTCGCTAG
- the STX16 gene encoding syntaxin-16 isoform X3: protein MATRRLTDAFLLLRNNSIQNRQLLAEQELDELADDRMALVSGISLDPEAAIGVTKRSPPKWVDGVDEIQYDVGRIKQKMKELASLHDQHLNRPTLDDSGEQERAIEITAQEITQLFHRCQRAVQALPSRARRACSEQEERLLRNVVASLVQALHELSSGFRRAQSGYLKRMKNREERSQHFFDTSVPLMDDGGDNTLYDRGFTDDQLVLVEQNTLMVEEREREIRQIVQSISDLNEIFRDLGAMIVEQGTVLDRIDYNVEQSCVKTEDGLKQLHKAEQYQRKNRKMLVILILFVIIIVLIVVLIGVKSR, encoded by the exons CTTGCTGATGACCGTATGGCTCTGGTGTCAGGCATTAGCTTAGATCCAGAAGCAGCAATTGGCGTGACAAAACGGTCACCTCCGAAATGGGTGGACGGAGTGGATGAA ATACAGTATGATGTCGGCCGGATCAAACAGAAGATGAAGGAGTTAGCCAGCCTTCACGACCAGCATTTAAACAGACCCACCCTGGATGACAGCGGCGAGCAGGAACGCGCCATCGAAATAACCGCCCAAGAGATCACTCAG CTCTTCCACAGGTGCCAGCGAGCCGTGCAGGCCCTGCCCAGCCGGGCGCGCAGGGCCTGCTCCGAGCAGGAGGAGCGGCTCCTTCGCAACGTGGTGGCCTCGCTGGTACAGGCTCTGCACGAGCTGTCCTCCGGCTTCCGGCGCGCGCAGTCGGGCTACCTCAAAC GCATGAAGAATCGAGAGGAAAGATCCCAGCATTTTTTTGATACGTCAGTACCACTAATGGATGATGGAGGCGATAATACTCTTTACGACCGG GGTTTTACGGACGACCAGTTGGTGCTGGTGGAGCAGAACACGCTGATGGTGGAGGAGCGGGAGCGGGAGATCCGCCAGATCGTGCAGTCCATCTCAGACCTGAATGAGATATTCCGGGACTTAGGAGCGATGATCGTAGAGCAG GGTACAGTCCTTGACAGAATTGACTACAACGTTGAGCAGTCCTGTGTCAAGACCGAAGATGGCCTGAAACAGCTTCACAAG GCAGAGCAGTATCAAAGGAAGAATCGGAAGATGCTtgtgattttaatattatttgtcatCATCATTGTCCTCATTGTTGTCCTCATCGGCGTGAAGTCTCGCTAG
- the STX16 gene encoding syntaxin-16 isoform X4 has protein sequence MATRRLTDAFLLLRNNSIQNRQLLAEQLADDRMALVSGISLDPEAAIGVTKRSPPKWVDGVDEIQYDVGRIKQKMKELASLHDQHLNRPTLDDSGEQERAIEITAQEITQLFHRCQRAVQALPSRARRACSEQEERLLRNVVASLVQALHELSSGFRRAQSGYLKRMKNREERSQHFFDTSVPLMDDGGDNTLYDRGFTDDQLVLVEQNTLMVEEREREIRQIVQSISDLNEIFRDLGAMIVEQGTVLDRIDYNVEQSCVKTEDGLKQLHKAEQYQRKNRKMLVILILFVIIIVLIVVLIGVKSR, from the exons CTTGCTGATGACCGTATGGCTCTGGTGTCAGGCATTAGCTTAGATCCAGAAGCAGCAATTGGCGTGACAAAACGGTCACCTCCGAAATGGGTGGACGGAGTGGATGAA ATACAGTATGATGTCGGCCGGATCAAACAGAAGATGAAGGAGTTAGCCAGCCTTCACGACCAGCATTTAAACAGACCCACCCTGGATGACAGCGGCGAGCAGGAACGCGCCATCGAAATAACCGCCCAAGAGATCACTCAG CTCTTCCACAGGTGCCAGCGAGCCGTGCAGGCCCTGCCCAGCCGGGCGCGCAGGGCCTGCTCCGAGCAGGAGGAGCGGCTCCTTCGCAACGTGGTGGCCTCGCTGGTACAGGCTCTGCACGAGCTGTCCTCCGGCTTCCGGCGCGCGCAGTCGGGCTACCTCAAAC GCATGAAGAATCGAGAGGAAAGATCCCAGCATTTTTTTGATACGTCAGTACCACTAATGGATGATGGAGGCGATAATACTCTTTACGACCGG GGTTTTACGGACGACCAGTTGGTGCTGGTGGAGCAGAACACGCTGATGGTGGAGGAGCGGGAGCGGGAGATCCGCCAGATCGTGCAGTCCATCTCAGACCTGAATGAGATATTCCGGGACTTAGGAGCGATGATCGTAGAGCAG GGTACAGTCCTTGACAGAATTGACTACAACGTTGAGCAGTCCTGTGTCAAGACCGAAGATGGCCTGAAACAGCTTCACAAG GCAGAGCAGTATCAAAGGAAGAATCGGAAGATGCTtgtgattttaatattatttgtcatCATCATTGTCCTCATTGTTGTCCTCATCGGCGTGAAGTCTCGCTAG